Part of the Rhizobium viscosum genome is shown below.
GCTTCAAGCTCTTCGACGATACGTCCGGCATACATAATGATCACCCGATCGCAGAAGCTCTTCACCAGGTTGAGGTCGTGCGAAATGAAGATCAGGCCGATGTTGCGCTCGGTGATCAGATCGTCGAGGATCGACAGGACCTGCTGGCGCACCGTCACGTCGAGAGCCGAGGTCGGCTCGTCGGCGATGATGAGAGACGGTGAGGAAATCAGCATCATCGAGATCATGATGCGCTGCCCCATGCCGCCAGAGACTTCATGCGGATAAAGATTGAAGACGCGCTCCGGATCGCGAATGTTGACCCGTTCGAGCATGGCGAGCGTGCGTTTGCGCGCCTCGCGGCGGCCGACGCCTTCATGCAGGATGACGGTTTCGGCGATCTGCTCCCCGACCGTCATGACCGGGTTGAGCGAATATTTCGGGTCCTGCAGGATCATTGAAATGCGCCGCCCACGGATCGCGCGCATATCGGCCTCGCTGGCGCGTACGAGATCGACATCCTCGAAGCGCATTTCGTCCGCGACCACTTTGGCAGTGGCCGGCTGCAGCCGCATGATGGCGCGTCCGGTCGTGCTCTTGCCGGAGCCGGATTCGCCGATAATGCCGACTTTCTCGCGTCCGACATTGAACGAGACATTCTTCACGGCCGTCACGACGCCGGACAGGGTCGGGAACTGCACCGACATGTTCTTGACCGAAAGGATCGGCTGGGATTGATCAGGCATTTCGAGGATCCATGATGTCGCGCAGGCCGTCGCCCAGCAGGTTGAAGGCAAGGCTGACCACGAGGATTGCTATGCCGGGGACCGTCGTCAGCCACCAGGCGTCGAGCAGATATTGTCGGCCCGATGCTGCCATGGCGCCCCATTCCGGCATCGGCGGCTGGGCGCCGAGACCGAGGAAGCCGAGGCCGGCCGCCGTTAGGATGACGCTCGACATGTTGAGCGTCAGTCGGATGATGATCGAGGGAGCACAGAGCGGCACGATGTGATGGAGCAGGATGCGACCCATGCCGGCACCCTGCAGCTCGGCGGCGACGACGAAGTCGGCAGCCCGAAATGTCAGAGTCTCGGCGCGCGCCAATCGAGCGATCGGTGGCCAAACCGTCAGCGCAATGGCGATGACGGCATTCTCGATCCCAGGTCCGAGCGCTGCAGAAAAGGCGAGTGCGAGAACGAGGCTCGGGAAGGACAGGAAGATATCGGTGATGCGCATCAACACGACATCGACCCAGCCGCCGAGATAGCCGGCCGCCGCACCGATCACAAAGCCGATCGGCGCCACGATGACCGTCACCAGGATGCTGATATAGAGCGTCGTGCGTGCGCCATAGACGAGGCGCGAATAAACGTCGCGGCCGAACTCATCGGTTCCGAACCAGTTTGCGGCAGACGGTGGCTTCAGCGCCATCGTCAGATCCTGGGCAATGGGGTCGTAGCTGGCAAGCAGCGGCGCGAAGGCGGCGACGAGCACCAGCGCAAGCACGACGAGGAAACCCGCAAAAGCCAGCGGATTGGCAAGCAGGTTGAGCCACAGGACGTAGGCCTTGTGGAAACGCGCCTGCCGGGCCGAGGAGAATTCCTCGTTGATCAGCCAATTGTGGAGATCGTTGAAATAACGTGTCGCCATGATGTCACCGGGTACGCGGATCGAGGAAGCGGTAGGCGATGTCGGACAGCAGGTTGATGACGATCGAGATGATGCCGATCAGAAGCACGCTGCCGAGGATCGCGTTCATGTCCGCGAAGAACAGGGCCGAGGTCAGATATTGCCCGAGGCCGGGCCAGGCAAAAACGGTCTCGATGAGAACCGTGCCGTCCAGCAGGCCGCAATAGGCGAGGGCAACGATGGTCAAAAGCTGTACCCGGATATTGCGGAAGGCGTGGCGCCACACGATGGCACGCTGGCCAAGACCCTTTGCCTTTGCCGTCAGGACATATTCCTGCCGGAGTTGTTCGAGCATGAAGCTGCGGCTCATGCGGCTGAGATAGGCCATGGCCGCATAACCGAGGATCAGGGCAGGGGCAGCGACATGCAGCAAGGCATCGCGGAAAACCTCCCACTCGCCGGCGATAATTGCATCGACGAGGATGGAGTTGGTCGGTCCTTCGACCAAGCCTTCATTGTAGACATCCAGTCGGCCACTACCAGGGATGAGCCCGAACTTGGCATAGAAGACCAGGATAACGATGGTGCCGAGCCAGAAGATCGGCGTCGAATGTCCGAGCAGCCCGACGACGCGTGCCAGATGATCGACCCAGGTGCCTTTGCGAACAGCCGAGATGATGCCGAGCGGAATGCCGAGCCCGGCGCCGATGATCGTTGCCAGTGTGGCAAGCTCCAGTGTCGCCGGGAATACCCGGGCAAGGTCACTTGCCACGGGGTTCTTGGTCACATGCGACTGGCCGAAATTCAGCTGCGCGACATTGCCGAGATAGGTCGCGAACTGGATATAGAGCGGCTGGTCCAGCCCCATCTCCTTGTGCACCCGTTCATAAGTCGCTTGGTCGGCCTGATCCCCGATCACGGCAATGACCGGATTAGCCGGGACCATGCGGCCGACGACGAAGGTAATGATCAGCAGGCCGAGCAGCGTCGTCAGGATGACGCTGAAGGACGTCGCCACCTTCTTCACCGCATCGAGCGCAGCTACTGCGCCGCCCGATGCGGCCCCGGATGTTTGTGAGATACTCACGTCATTCTCCCTTGGAGGAGGTCATTCGCCCTTGGAAACCGTGTCCCAGCGCGTCAGCCATGTCGAATGGCCGATATAGCCCTTCACTTCCTTACGAACCGCCTTTGCGTCGGTGCGCAGGAAGGAGGTGATCAGTGGTGAGGACGATTCGAGATAAGCCTTATTGATCTTCGCGTAGAGATCGGCCCGCTTCTGCTGGTCCGTCTCGTGGGCGGCCGCAGTCACCATGTCCTGAATGTCTTTCGGCACATCCCAGGCGGTGCGCCAGGCGTTCAGGCCCGTCAGCTTGGCGTCGTCGGAATTATTGGCATTGGTTGCATAGGACTGGAGAACCGCGTGAGGATCCGGCAGGCGTTCGCCAGAGCGCGCCGAAAAGATCTCGAATTCTCGGGTGCGGAACTTGCCGATATGATCGCCGCCCTGAAGATCGAGCTTGATGCCGGCCTCGGCGGCATTGGCCTGCAGGGACTGCGCGACCTCATATTCCGGGGTGACCGGTGTTGCGTAATAGACCTTTGAGAAACCGTTCGGATAGCCGGCTTCAGTCAGCAGCTGCTTGGCCTTTTCAATGTCGAGCTTATAGGGGTTGACCTCGCTTGCACCCGGCAGGCCGGCCGGAATGATGGTCTGCTGCTTGATGCCGTAATATTTCATGACGGTGTTGGCGAGGCCGTCATAATCGATCAGGTAGCGAAAGGCTTCACGAACCTTGGGATTGGAGAGGATCTCGTCCTTCTGATTCAGCGCGAGATAATAGAAGCCGAAACCCGGCGTCTTCTGGATATCGGCCTTGCCGCCCGCTTCGACCGCCGTGAGGTCGGTTGAGGAAAGACGCGTCGCAACATCGACGTCGCCAGCCTCAAGCTGCAGGCGCTGGCCGGATGATTCAGGCATGTGGCGCAGCACGACGCGGCGCATCTTCGGTGCACCCTGCCAGTAATCCTTGTTGGCATCAGCGATCAGCAGATCGTTGACGCGCCAGGTGCGCAGCGCATAGGGGCCGGAACCGGCGTCATTGGTTTGCAGGAATTCGCGACCCAGGTCACCGCCCTTGTCATGCTCGGCAAGAAGCTTGCTGTCGAGGATCGAGGTCGAGAAGCTTGCCAGCGAATAAAGGATCAGATTGGGGTTCCAGACTTCCGGTGTCTGCAGGACGACGGTTGTGTCATCGCTTGCCTTGATCAGGTCGTCGACGTTCTTGTCGGTAAGGCCCCACTGACGAAGGTCGACCGAAGGCGCAAGCCCAAGCTTGACGAGGCGGCGCAGCGACCACTCGACGTCCTTTGCGGTCAGCGGATTGCCGGAATGGAACTTGATGCCGGAGCGGATCTTGAATGTAAAGGTCTTGCCGTCCGGCGAGACGCTCCAGCTTTCGGCAACACCCGGAGCCGGCTTGGTAATATCGTCGGCCGGCAGCACGATCAGCCGCTCATAAAGGTTCGCGACAATTTCAGCCGCTTCCAGCTGATTGATTTCGTTCGGATCGAGGCCACGCATCGACGACATGTTCGTTGCAATGACCAACTGGTCCTTCGGGGTGGCTGCGGCCGCAGCCAGTGGCATCATCAGGCTCGCGGCAACAAGCGCCGACGAGATCAACAGCCCGCGTCTTTGGATCTTCATTTTCTTCCTCCCAAGCATCTCTGCAATCGCATCAGAACGAATTTTGATATCGACATCGATCTGAAATCTGGTATATCAGATCTCACAAAACACTTTTGTCGTCAACGGGGGAATTTTCGGCTTATGGAAAATAGGATGGAGAGCGGGGCCGGCGACGACCGCATCGAAAAGATCGATCCCCGGTTCCTGACGACCCTGCGTGATCACGTTCACAAGACGCTACGGGCGGCTATTCTGTCCGGTCGCTTTCGGGCCGACGAGCGCGTCAACGAGCGTCAGCTCGCCGAACAGCTCGGGGTCAGCACCACCCCGATCAAGGAGGCGCTCCGGCAGCTCGAGACCGAAGGACTGG
Proteins encoded:
- a CDS encoding ABC transporter permease codes for the protein MATRYFNDLHNWLINEEFSSARQARFHKAYVLWLNLLANPLAFAGFLVVLALVLVAAFAPLLASYDPIAQDLTMALKPPSAANWFGTDEFGRDVYSRLVYGARTTLYISILVTVIVAPIGFVIGAAAGYLGGWVDVVLMRITDIFLSFPSLVLALAFSAALGPGIENAVIAIALTVWPPIARLARAETLTFRAADFVVAAELQGAGMGRILLHHIVPLCAPSIIIRLTLNMSSVILTAAGLGFLGLGAQPPMPEWGAMAASGRQYLLDAWWLTTVPGIAILVVSLAFNLLGDGLRDIMDPRNA
- a CDS encoding ABC transporter ATP-binding protein; protein product: MPDQSQPILSVKNMSVQFPTLSGVVTAVKNVSFNVGREKVGIIGESGSGKSTTGRAIMRLQPATAKVVADEMRFEDVDLVRASEADMRAIRGRRISMILQDPKYSLNPVMTVGEQIAETVILHEGVGRREARKRTLAMLERVNIRDPERVFNLYPHEVSGGMGQRIMISMMLISSPSLIIADEPTSALDVTVRQQVLSILDDLITERNIGLIFISHDLNLVKSFCDRVIIMYAGRIVEELEAAKLEEATHPYTRGLLQALPSLDHPRDRLEILRRDASWAEA
- a CDS encoding ABC transporter permease; the encoded protein is MSISQTSGAASGGAVAALDAVKKVATSFSVILTTLLGLLIITFVVGRMVPANPVIAVIGDQADQATYERVHKEMGLDQPLYIQFATYLGNVAQLNFGQSHVTKNPVASDLARVFPATLELATLATIIGAGLGIPLGIISAVRKGTWVDHLARVVGLLGHSTPIFWLGTIVILVFYAKFGLIPGSGRLDVYNEGLVEGPTNSILVDAIIAGEWEVFRDALLHVAAPALILGYAAMAYLSRMSRSFMLEQLRQEYVLTAKAKGLGQRAIVWRHAFRNIRVQLLTIVALAYCGLLDGTVLIETVFAWPGLGQYLTSALFFADMNAILGSVLLIGIISIVINLLSDIAYRFLDPRTR
- a CDS encoding ABC transporter substrate-binding protein, coding for MKIQRRGLLISSALVAASLMMPLAAAAATPKDQLVIATNMSSMRGLDPNEINQLEAAEIVANLYERLIVLPADDITKPAPGVAESWSVSPDGKTFTFKIRSGIKFHSGNPLTAKDVEWSLRRLVKLGLAPSVDLRQWGLTDKNVDDLIKASDDTTVVLQTPEVWNPNLILYSLASFSTSILDSKLLAEHDKGGDLGREFLQTNDAGSGPYALRTWRVNDLLIADANKDYWQGAPKMRRVVLRHMPESSGQRLQLEAGDVDVATRLSSTDLTAVEAGGKADIQKTPGFGFYYLALNQKDEILSNPKVREAFRYLIDYDGLANTVMKYYGIKQQTIIPAGLPGASEVNPYKLDIEKAKQLLTEAGYPNGFSKVYYATPVTPEYEVAQSLQANAAEAGIKLDLQGGDHIGKFRTREFEIFSARSGERLPDPHAVLQSYATNANNSDDAKLTGLNAWRTAWDVPKDIQDMVTAAAHETDQQKRADLYAKINKAYLESSSPLITSFLRTDAKAVRKEVKGYIGHSTWLTRWDTVSKGE